A genomic stretch from Edaphobacter aggregans includes:
- a CDS encoding CAP domain-containing protein — MQRLLTTLLTMTLLTLPATAQKDVPSAEQTLLQLLNQHRTEANLTPLTTDPTLQQAARAHALRMSQEKGDGQHQYPGEPDLPTRVAQAGGHYTMVSENIAAGSFRVPDLDRAWMKSEGHRANILNPHATVIGIAVIDNNGTLYAVEDFAQTLPTLSREDVEAKVRQLLSDHGIKPAEIPGIAEDARAACVSHGNSAPNATAVIQWQDPDFTKIPDNLLQQLPHNREYTSAVGACPVKPDSTTYRVAILLY, encoded by the coding sequence ATGCAACGACTCCTAACCACCCTCTTAACCATGACACTGTTAACCCTCCCAGCCACAGCCCAAAAAGACGTCCCCTCCGCCGAGCAAACCCTCCTCCAACTCCTCAACCAACACCGCACCGAAGCCAACCTCACCCCTCTCACCACCGACCCCACACTCCAACAAGCCGCCCGGGCCCACGCCCTCCGCATGTCGCAAGAAAAAGGTGACGGCCAGCACCAATACCCCGGCGAACCCGACCTTCCAACCCGCGTCGCCCAGGCCGGAGGCCACTACACCATGGTCTCCGAAAACATCGCCGCCGGTTCCTTCCGCGTCCCCGACCTCGACCGCGCCTGGATGAAGTCCGAGGGCCACCGCGCCAACATCCTCAACCCCCACGCCACCGTCATCGGCATCGCCGTCATCGACAACAACGGCACCCTCTACGCCGTCGAAGACTTCGCCCAAACCCTCCCCACCCTCTCCCGCGAAGACGTCGAAGCCAAAGTCCGCCAACTTCTCAGCGATCACGGCATCAAGCCCGCCGAAATCCCCGGCATCGCCGAAGACGCCCGCGCCGCCTGCGTCTCCCACGGCAACTCCGCTCCCAACGCCACCGCCGTCATTCAGTGGCAAGACCCCGACTTCACCAAAATCCCCGACAACCTCCTCCAGCAGTTACCCCACAACCGCGAGTACACCAGCGCAGTCGGCGCCTGCCCAGTCAAACCGGACTCCACCACCTACCGAGTCGCCATCCTGCTCTACTAG